A stretch of DNA from Candidatus Margulisiibacteriota bacterium:
AATATCAGCAAAGCAATAAAGCAATTATGTTAAAATAAATTCATCTGGACAAAATGAGATGCGTCTATTTAGAAAATATTTAAAAGCATTCGGCGGGCTCTCACTGGTCGTCATATTGCTGCTCGGCTGTGGTAAAACAGAAAAAAATATTTCTGGCAAAGATCCGCCGTCCAGATCTGACGCCAAATATCTGCTGGTCGACGGCAACAAAATAAAATACGGCAATAACACGCAGGGTTTCCAGGAAGTCATCCTGCGCGGCGTGAATGTGGGAGACCCATATCATCTGGGCAGCAGCGGCGGATTTACCACGCCAAATTATACTGAAATCAGGAACGCGCTGAAAGCAAACGCTGTGCGTATCGCTGTGCATTCCAGATTTTGGACAGAAAATAAAACCAGCGTGTTAAATTGCCTGAAAGGAAATGTTCAAAAAGCACTCGCGGCGGGATTATTTGTTATTATTGATTATCACACAATCGCTCACCCTGTGGATGGTTCGGTTAATTCGTATGATGGACTGTACAGCGCGGATTTTGATAAAGCGCGGGATTTTTGGACTACCATAGCCAGCCAGCCGGAATTTTCAGACGGCCGAATTTTATTTGAATTGTGGAATGAGCCATTTTCGGATAATTATAATCCGAATGCCTACACCTCAAATTGGGGCATATTAAAAGCAAAATGGCAAATACTTATAGACATCATCAGGGCTCCTGAAAATAATAAAAGAAATATAATCATTGCGTCCGGCCAGCACTGGACATTTGATCTAAGAGGCATAAAGGGTGATCCGCTGCCGGACAGCAATATAGCATATGCCTGGCATACATACACAGGATTGCACGCTGCGTCAACTTGGGCAGCGGCGCTTGATGAATTACAAAATACAAAACCAGTGCTGGTAACAGAGTGGGGCTTTGAAGCAGAAAACTCCCGCGCCGGTTCTCCAGATACGGATTGGACTAAACTGCGCGGGGAGTTTCTGCAGGGGAAAAATTTACATAGTTTTGCCTGGGCTTTTTGCGGCTGGTACACGCCGAACATGTTGAGCGACGATCATTACTACAGCAGCGTTGTATCATTCACCGAATCACTGCTTAATAGTTTTGGCCGGGAAGTCGTGGATTATTTAAAATATCATTACGAGCGCGGAGAGCAAATATTTCCGTAAGAAAATACATTC
This window harbors:
- a CDS encoding glycoside hydrolase family 5 protein, whose protein sequence is MRLFRKYLKAFGGLSLVVILLLGCGKTEKNISGKDPPSRSDAKYLLVDGNKIKYGNNTQGFQEVILRGVNVGDPYHLGSSGGFTTPNYTEIRNALKANAVRIAVHSRFWTENKTSVLNCLKGNVQKALAAGLFVIIDYHTIAHPVDGSVNSYDGLYSADFDKARDFWTTIASQPEFSDGRILFELWNEPFSDNYNPNAYTSNWGILKAKWQILIDIIRAPENNKRNIIIASGQHWTFDLRGIKGDPLPDSNIAYAWHTYTGLHAASTWAAALDELQNTKPVLVTEWGFEAENSRAGSPDTDWTKLRGEFLQGKNLHSFAWAFCGWYTPNMLSDDHYYSSVVSFTESLLNSFGREVVDYLKYHYERGEQIFP